A region from the Cannabis sativa cultivar Pink pepper isolate KNU-18-1 chromosome 9, ASM2916894v1, whole genome shotgun sequence genome encodes:
- the LOC115722772 gene encoding PHD finger protein At1g33420, translating into MVVNTRPLKRMKSRVTADLYDFLTFPSPVYGSTNGSFRTNIRAFLSKHAMLPIPSSLFPHLMTWQILFRVGNVMSGLDSLSALICLDIVEEDVAISRSTYCDQCRVVGWSGHPVCTKRYHFIIKADGNSIGGYHKPCMFCGDVLHLSESKCKSCNLETSTDDVEDWVYSQLENTTHLLHGVIHSNGYGHLLRVNGREGGSRILSGCHIMNFWDRLCKTLGARKVSVMDVSKKYGLEYRLLHSITKGRPWYGDWGYEFGAGSFALSLDAYKTSVESLSSLPLSIFLSQGQKLDSHLPDLISYYQSCSEHELVNVRDLFCFVLKLIHDAHKSTSRADDTALKKPQAGTSRTLYSWTRSDIERVEAAMLRVLRAVSGANWVSIRSLKGAVCKVAPPELLDYCLKELGGKMTPNGMVVNARPNPDTGNFEFRLEAQGVSSQGNNTFTESSISNRSSEESLLRDLRYLYECMLHPRTMISYVPQVTRDLAVSSAEKLLDCKQFVKNYEPEMISTNINNGLTRIVCLVELVDEIDEMITKPPPELVILSQNATVSDVKFEASKAFQDVYIMFKGFHANELPDYGGVDDSTQIKYLLGSTGFVRLRGRCHVKHGLSRYRMERGVERWTVECSCGAKDDDGERMLACDVCSVWQHTRCSGILDSELVPLRFVCYRCKSSISTGKTGAPCKDEAVTTNVGSNGCLGKNMTADVTL; encoded by the exons ATGGTCGTGAATACCCGTCCTCTTAAACGAATGAAGAGCCGAGTCACGGCAGATCTCTATGACTTCCTCACCTTTCCATCACCAGTATATGGCTCTACCAATGGATCCTTTAGGACAAACATCAGGGCATTCCTCTCAAAGCATGCAATGTTGCCAATTCCATCGTCGCTCTTCCCCCACCTAATGACATGGCAAATCTTATTTAGGGTTGGGAATGTGATGAGTGGCCTTGATTCGCTCTCAGCACTGATTTGCCTAGACATTGTTGAGGAGGATGTTGCCATATCCAGATCCACCTATTGTGACCAGTGCCGAGTTGTTG GATGGAGTGGCCATCCAGTCTGTACGAAACGGTACCATTTTATTATCAAGGCCGATGGTAATTCCATTGGTGGCTATCACAAACCCTGTATGTTCTGTGGAGATGTCCTGCATTTGTCAGAATCCAA GTGTAAGTCATGCAACCTTGAAACAAGTACAGATGATGTGGAAGACTGGGTGTACAGCCAGTTAGAGAATACTACTCATCTTTTGCATGGTGTAATTCATTCCAATGGTTATGGACACCTTCTTAGGGTCAATGGGAGGGAAGGAGGATCAAGGATTCTCTCAGGATGCCACATCATGAACTTCTGGGATCGGCTTTGTAAGACCCTTGGAGCCAG GAAAGTTAGTGTGATGGATGTGTCCAAGAAGTACGGGTTGGAGTATCGGCTGCTGCATTCCATAACCAAAGGCCGTCCTTGGTATGGTGACTGGGGTTATGAATTTGGTGCTGGTAGCTTTGCCCTCTCCCTGGATGCATATAAAACGTCTGTTGAAAGCCTATCTTCCCTACCCCTGTCCATTTTTCTCTCTCAGGGACAGAAACTTGACTCTCATCTCCCAGACCTTATCTCATACTACCAGTCTTGTTCGGAACATGAGCTTGTGAATGTTAGAGACCTCTTTTGTTTTGTACTGAAACTGATACATGATGCTCACAAGAGTACCTCAAGGGCTGATGATACTGCCCTCAAGAAGCCCCAAGCTGGCACCTCAAGAACCTTGTATTCATGGACCAGAAGTGATATTGAGCGAGTTGAAGCTGCCATGCTTAGAGTGCTGCGTGCAGTTTCTGGGGCCAATTGGGTCAGTATACGATCCCTTAAGGGTGCTGTATGTAAGGTGGCTCCTCCAGAACTGCTTGATTACTGCCTCAAGGAACTTGGCGGGAAAATGACACCTAATGGAATGGTTGTTAATGCACGACCGAATCCTGATACTGGAAATTTTGAGTTCCG ATTGGAGGCTCAAGGTGTTTCTTCCCAAGGAAACAATACTTTCACAGAGTCTTCCATTTCAAACAGATCATCTGAAGAAAGTCTCCTGCGTGACTTAAGGTACTTGTATGAATGCATGCTCCACCCTCGAACTATGATAAGCTATGTACCTCAGGTAACAAGGGATCTTGCAGTTAGTTCAGCTGAAAAGCTCCTTGACTGCAAGCAGTTTGTGAAGAACTATGAGCCTGAAATGATatctacaaatatcaataatgGGTTGACACGTATTGTATGCTTAGTTGAACTTGTGGATGAGATTGATGAAATGATTACAAAACCGCCTCCTGAACTTGTAATCCTCTCCCAAAATGCTACTGTGTCGGATGTCAAGTTTGAAGCGTCAAAAGCTTTCCAAGatgtatatattatgtttaAAGGATTTCATGCCAATGAGTTACCTGACTATGGTGGTGTTGATGATTCCACCCAGATTAAGTACTTATTGGGTTCAACCGGATTTGTTCGCTTGAGAGGGAGATGTCATGTGAAACATGGCTTAAGTAGGTATAGGATGGAGAGGGGGGTGGAGAGGTGGACTGTAGAGTGCAGCTGTGGGGCAAAAGATGATGATGGGGAGAGAATGCTGGCATGTGATGTTTGTAGTGTGTGGCAACACACTCGATGTTCTGGCATTCTTGACTCGGAGTTGGTCCCTCTAAGATTTGTATGTTACAGATGCAAAAGCTCCATTTCAACCGGGAAAACTGGGGCCCCTTGTAAGGATGAGGCAGTAACTACTAATGTTGGCAGTAATGGCTGTCTGGGTAAGAATATGACTGCTGATGTTACACTTTGA